One part of the Tenacibaculum sp. 190130A14a genome encodes these proteins:
- the thiH gene encoding 2-iminoacetate synthase ThiH, with protein sequence MSTVKTVTTHSFEDIFNQYDWDTTLNSILSKTEGDVKRALAKEKRDLEDFKALISPAARPYIEQMAQKSSMLTKKRFGNTIQMYAPMYLSNECQNICTYCGFSLTNKIPRRTLTDNEILEEVTFLKEKGYDHILLVTGEANRTVGVEYIKNAIQLIKSQFSNITIEVQPLDQDEYEQLIENGLYAVLVYQETYHEQEYKKHHPKGRKSNFYYRLDTPDRLGKAGIHKIGLGALFGLEDWRADSFFTALHLKYLQKTYWKTKYSISFPRLRPHSGGLEPKVEMTDADLVQLICAFRLFDEDVELSMSTRESEVFRNNIVNLGATSMSAESKTNPGGYSVEPQSLEQFEISDERTTEEIVQMLKNQGLEVVWKDWEHFN encoded by the coding sequence ATGAGTACAGTAAAAACCGTTACTACACATAGTTTTGAAGACATTTTTAATCAGTACGATTGGGATACAACTTTAAACAGTATTCTCTCGAAAACTGAAGGAGATGTTAAAAGAGCATTAGCTAAAGAAAAAAGAGATTTAGAAGATTTTAAAGCATTAATATCTCCCGCTGCAAGACCATATATTGAACAAATGGCACAGAAGAGTAGTATGTTAACTAAGAAGCGATTTGGAAATACGATTCAAATGTATGCTCCTATGTATTTGAGTAATGAATGTCAGAATATTTGTACTTATTGCGGATTTAGTTTAACTAATAAAATTCCAAGACGTACGTTGACGGATAATGAAATATTGGAGGAAGTAACGTTTTTAAAAGAAAAAGGGTATGATCATATTTTGTTAGTAACAGGAGAAGCGAATAGAACTGTAGGAGTAGAGTATATAAAAAATGCTATTCAATTAATTAAGTCGCAATTTTCTAACATAACGATTGAGGTACAGCCATTAGATCAAGATGAATATGAACAACTAATTGAAAACGGACTCTATGCCGTATTAGTATACCAAGAAACATATCACGAACAAGAATATAAAAAGCACCATCCAAAAGGGCGAAAATCAAACTTTTATTATCGTTTAGACACACCAGATAGACTTGGAAAAGCAGGAATTCATAAAATAGGGTTAGGAGCTTTGTTTGGTTTAGAAGATTGGAGAGCAGATAGTTTTTTTACAGCGCTACATTTGAAGTATTTACAAAAGACATATTGGAAAACGAAGTATTCCATATCTTTTCCAAGATTACGACCACATTCTGGCGGATTAGAGCCTAAAGTAGAAATGACTGATGCAGATTTAGTACAGTTAATCTGTGCTTTTCGATTGTTTGATGAAGATGTTGAACTGTCTATGTCTACTCGTGAAAGTGAAGTTTTTAGAAACAATATTGTCAATTTAGGAGCAACTTCAATGAGTGCAGAATCTAAAACAAACCCTGGAGGTTATAGTGTAGAACCTCAATCTTTAGAACAGTTTGAAATTTCAGATGAAAGAACTACAGAAGAAATTGTTCAAATGTTAAAAAATCAAGGTTTGGAAGTTGTATGGAAAGATTGGGAACATTTTAATTAA
- a CDS encoding HesA/MoeB/ThiF family protein: protein MQELTSEEQKQYSRHLILDKIGKEGQLKLKQSKVLVIGAGGLGCPILQYLTAAGVGTIGIIDHDTVDQSNLQRQILYTVDDIGKSKAETAALRLKKLNPFVHFEVYKEELTNKNALLLFNKYDAIVDGSDNFATRYLTNDAAIIAKKPLVYGAIFKFEGQVSVFNYKGSASYRCLYPTPPNPEESPNCSEIGVLGVLPGIIGSLQASETIKIICGIGEVLANKLLMFDTLSMRQMTLKFEKTEQAEIESLEDDYAFFCGIQTANKEIEQKELEKDINKYNLLDVRELWEREEYHIGGQHIPLGELQNRYTEVNLDKPLIVYCKSGKRSAKAIEFLESKYNTPDFINLKSGVR, encoded by the coding sequence ATGCAAGAGCTAACTTCGGAAGAACAAAAACAATACAGTCGTCACCTAATTTTAGATAAAATTGGAAAAGAAGGACAATTGAAATTGAAACAGTCCAAGGTTTTAGTAATCGGAGCAGGAGGATTGGGGTGTCCAATATTACAATATTTAACAGCAGCAGGAGTTGGTACTATTGGTATTATAGATCACGATACAGTAGATCAAAGTAATTTGCAAAGACAAATATTATATACGGTTGATGACATTGGAAAATCCAAAGCAGAAACAGCAGCTTTGCGATTAAAAAAACTAAATCCCTTTGTACATTTCGAAGTTTATAAAGAGGAATTAACTAATAAAAATGCACTTTTATTGTTTAATAAATATGATGCTATCGTAGATGGAAGTGATAATTTTGCTACTCGTTATTTAACAAATGATGCGGCTATTATAGCTAAAAAGCCTTTGGTATATGGTGCAATTTTTAAGTTTGAAGGACAGGTAAGTGTATTCAATTATAAAGGAAGCGCATCATACAGATGTTTATATCCAACCCCTCCAAATCCAGAGGAATCTCCAAATTGTTCGGAAATTGGCGTTTTAGGCGTTTTACCTGGAATTATTGGGAGTTTACAAGCTAGTGAAACAATTAAGATTATTTGTGGAATAGGAGAGGTGTTAGCAAATAAATTATTGATGTTTGATACGCTGAGTATGCGTCAAATGACTTTAAAGTTTGAAAAAACAGAGCAGGCTGAAATTGAAAGCCTCGAAGATGATTATGCTTTTTTCTGTGGAATTCAAACGGCGAATAAAGAAATTGAACAAAAAGAATTAGAAAAGGACATTAATAAATATAACTTATTAGATGTTCGAGAGCTTTGGGAGCGGGAAGAATATCATATTGGAGGACAACATATTCCATTAGGGGAATTGCAAAATAGATATACAGAAGTAAACTTAGATAAACCTTTAATTGTTTATTGTAAGTCAGGTAAACGAAGTGCTAAAGCTATTGAGTTTTTAGAAAGTAAATACAATACACCCGATTTTATCAATTTAAAATCAGGTGTACGCTAA
- a CDS encoding M1 family metallopeptidase, giving the protein MFRKFSLIVLLSSTLFSCKVNAQKESLLNSKQENFTRQDTLRGSITPERLWWDLTYYHLDIEVKPNKKFIFGKNTIQYKVLQPNNTLQVDLQSPLKITKVLQNGKKLKVVSEGNAHFVKLTAPQKKGSIQSIDVYYEGYPKEAIRAPWDGGFSWKKDSNGKHFVATSCQGLGASVWWPNKDHMYDEVDSMAISVRVPKNLMNISNGRLRKVETHSDNTTTYHWFVNNPINNYGVNVNIGDYVHFSEKYQGEAGELDMEYYVLRDNLEKAKVHFKDAPKMMKAFEHWFGKYPFYEDSFKLVEVPYLGMEHQSSVTYGNQYEKGYLGRDLSGTGWGLKFDFIIIHEAGHEWFANNITNVDIADMWIHESFTAYSENLFLDYYYGKEAAADYVIGTRRNIQNDKPIIGKYDVNNEGSGDMYYKGANMLHTIRTLINNDDKWRAILRGLNATFYHKTVTTKEVENYISKKSGIDLSTVFDQYLRTTEIPILKYEINNGQLKFKWHNTIKGFNMPVKINAATKSFEINPTEKWQTLAVNSDNISVDRNYYIYTKRIN; this is encoded by the coding sequence ATGTTTCGCAAATTTTCTCTTATTGTTCTTTTAAGTTCTACTTTATTTTCATGTAAAGTCAACGCTCAAAAAGAATCTCTTCTAAATTCTAAACAAGAAAATTTCACACGTCAAGACACCTTAAGAGGTTCTATTACTCCTGAAAGATTATGGTGGGATTTAACCTACTATCACCTAGATATTGAAGTAAAACCAAACAAGAAATTTATTTTTGGTAAAAACACAATTCAATACAAAGTGTTACAACCTAACAACACATTGCAAGTAGATTTGCAATCTCCTTTAAAAATTACGAAAGTCTTACAAAACGGAAAAAAATTAAAAGTTGTTTCTGAAGGAAATGCTCATTTTGTAAAACTTACTGCTCCTCAAAAAAAGGGTAGCATTCAAAGTATTGATGTGTATTACGAAGGATACCCTAAAGAAGCCATAAGAGCTCCTTGGGATGGAGGGTTTTCTTGGAAGAAAGATTCAAATGGGAAACATTTTGTAGCTACATCTTGTCAAGGTTTGGGAGCTAGTGTTTGGTGGCCAAATAAAGATCATATGTATGATGAAGTAGATAGTATGGCCATTAGTGTGCGCGTTCCTAAGAATTTAATGAATATATCTAACGGAAGATTACGTAAAGTAGAAACTCATAGTGACAATACAACTACGTACCATTGGTTTGTAAACAATCCTATTAATAACTATGGAGTAAATGTGAATATTGGTGATTATGTTCATTTTTCTGAAAAATACCAAGGCGAAGCTGGTGAATTGGATATGGAATATTATGTTTTAAGAGATAATTTAGAAAAAGCAAAAGTACACTTTAAAGATGCTCCTAAAATGATGAAAGCTTTTGAACACTGGTTTGGTAAATACCCTTTTTATGAAGATAGTTTCAAATTGGTAGAAGTACCTTACTTAGGCATGGAACATCAGAGTTCTGTAACCTATGGTAATCAATACGAAAAAGGGTATTTAGGTAGAGATTTGTCTGGTACTGGATGGGGATTAAAATTTGATTTTATTATTATTCACGAAGCTGGTCACGAATGGTTTGCGAACAACATAACCAATGTAGACATAGCAGATATGTGGATTCATGAAAGTTTTACAGCGTATTCTGAAAACTTATTTTTAGATTATTACTATGGAAAAGAAGCTGCAGCTGATTATGTAATTGGAACTCGCAGAAATATACAGAATGACAAACCTATTATAGGGAAATATGACGTAAACAACGAAGGCTCTGGTGACATGTATTACAAAGGAGCCAATATGCTACACACTATTAGAACCTTAATTAATAATGATGATAAATGGCGTGCTATTTTACGTGGTTTAAATGCTACTTTTTATCATAAAACAGTAACCACAAAAGAAGTTGAAAATTACATTTCAAAAAAATCTGGTATTGATTTAAGTACCGTTTTTGATCAATATTTACGCACTACAGAGATTCCAATCTTAAAATATGAAATTAACAACGGGCAGCTTAAATTTAAGTGGCACAACACTATAAAAGGTTTTAACATGCCAGTTAAAATTAATGCTGCAACAAAAAGTTTTGAAATAAATCCAACAGAAAAATGGCAAACTCTTGCTGTAAATTCAGATAATATTTCTGTTGATAGAAATTACTATATCTATACTAAAAGAATAAATTAA